In Paenibacillus phoenicis, one genomic interval encodes:
- a CDS encoding protein kinase domain-containing protein, which translates to MLEVGGEGSYGITYLGLDQFENRPVVLKQVRPSKGSLARQLLEREASILQSLNHPQLPAFKEWMMIGRHPFLIMSMVEGTTLEDLIFEQGQRYGEVDSAQITLQLLELVPSISKDSFILICVFQTSCCILLYSTFESPHSATNAKELSWQEELTLSPSLIEIIERLLQLRKPYSDALDAMEDLGVFLSQARINYFIPLRIAIEGITAARLDITVSATAAATGTLGQ; encoded by the coding sequence ATCCTGGAAGTAGGGGGCGAGGGCAGCTACGGGATCACCTATCTCGGCCTTGATCAGTTTGAGAATCGGCCTGTTGTCTTGAAGCAAGTCAGACCCAGCAAAGGCTCATTGGCCCGGCAGCTGTTGGAGAGAGAAGCAAGTATCCTGCAATCCTTGAATCACCCGCAGCTCCCCGCTTTTAAAGAATGGATGATGATCGGCCGCCATCCCTTTTTGATTATGTCCATGGTAGAAGGAACAACGCTGGAGGATTTGATCTTTGAGCAAGGACAACGGTATGGCGAAGTGGATAGTGCCCAAATCACCCTGCAGTTGCTCGAGCTGGTCCCATCCATCAGCAAGGATTCGTTCATCTTGATTTGCGTATTCCAAACATCCTGTTGCATTTTGCTCTACTCTACTTTTGAATCACCCCATTCCGCCACGAACGCCAAGGAGCTAAGCTGGCAGGAAGAGTTGACCCTCTCCCCCTCCCTGATTGAAATCATCGAACGGCTGCTCCAACTGCGGAAGCCCTATTCGGACGCTTTAGATGCCATGGAGGATTTGGGAGTCTTTCTGTCCCAGGCGAGAATAAATTACTTCATTCCGCTACGCATAGCCATCGAAGGCATTACGGCAGCTCGGCTAGACATTACGGTAAGCGCTACAGCAGCAGCCACGGGTACACTCGGCCAATGA